The DNA region TTACCGCCTCTTTCTTGACAGTGACCTGCATCCCACCTTGATCATTATCCTTGCGATCATTGGCGGGATGTTCGGCGGCGCGATCTGGGCGGCGCTGACGGGAATTTTGAAAGTCTTCGGCGGCGTGAACGAGATCTTTGGAGGTCTCGGCTTGAACTTTGTCGCCACCGCGCTGACCATTTACCTGATCTTCGGTCCCTGGAAGCGCCCCGGTGTCGCCTCGATGAGCGGGACGGTTCCATTCCCCGATGAATTTTCACTGCCGCTGTGGCAGAATCTCCGCATCAGTCCGTGGGCATTGGGGATCGCCCTCGCGGGCATTGTGGTCGTCTATTTTCTTTTGCAAGGCACATATTTTGGCTTGCGCCTCAAAGCGGTCGGGAAGAACTTCCGCGCGGCATATTTGCTGGGGATTCCCACCTGGCAGTATTCCATGTATTCCTTCCTGGTCTGCGGCGCGCTGGCGGGCGCGGCTGGCGCGATGCAGGTGGCGGCGGTCTATCATCGCCTCATCCCGTCCATCTCCAGCGGATACGGCTATCTCGGTCTCATGGTGGCAATGTTGATCAACTATCAGGCGCTCTGGGCGGTGCCGGTAGCGTTGTTCTTTGCGGCTTTGAACATCGGCAGCATTCAACTGCCGATTATCATGAAATTGGACTCATCCCTTTCCGGTGTGCTGCAAGGTGTACTGGTCTTGTTCGTCCTGCTGGCGGCGGGGGTGCGGCAGAAATTTGGGAGGAAGGCATAACATGTCTCAGGAAACCATCATCATCGGCTTGGCTGGCGTGCTTGCCTCTGCGGCTCCCATTGTTTTTGCGGTCATCGGCGAGACGATCTCCGAGCGGGCAGGCGTGATCAATCTGTCCATGAACGGCACGATCCTGCTTTCGGCAATGGGCGGCTTTGCGGTCGCCTACAACACAAATAATATCGTCCTCGGGTTTCTGGCGGGGATGTTAATTGGCGCGCTGGTGGCATTGATCGTGGCATTTGCGAGCATCACATTGCAGCAATCGCAAGTTGCTGTCGGCTTTGTGCTTGCGTTGACCTGCCGCGACCTTTCCTATTTTCTTGGCAACCCTTACATGGGCGTTCCCGGTCCGCGTTTGCAGGCAGTCCCGATCCCGTTCCTCGGCGATATTCCCATTCTTGGTCAACTGTTCTTCCGTCATGATGCCATCACGTACATCAGCTTCATCGCCATTTTCCTTGCATGGTTGTGGATCTTCCGAACCCGCCCCGGGTTGATGCTGCAAGGCATCGGCGAGAAACCAGCCGCGGCGTACATCCGAGGTGCGAACGTCAACTTAATGCGCTATGTGTATACGATCATCGGCGGCGCATTGATCGGCTTGGCGGGTCCTGCCTTTTCCCTTGCCACCCGTGCGGGCTGGATGGGAACCATTTCCGGCTTGGATGGATTCGGCTGGATCGCACTCTCCATCACCATCTTCGGCGGATGGAATCCGCTGCGAGGCGCGTTTGGCGCTTATCTCTTCGCGTTCCTTCAGTGGCTTGGCTTGGTCCTGCAACCCGTGCTGACTCAAGTCCCGTCACAGGTTCTGCAAGTTGCGCCATTCCCGTTGATGATCCTGACACTGTTGCTGGTTAACATCGGCAATGCGGAATGGGTGGAGCGGGCGCTCGCCGCCATGCCCGAAGCGACGCGCAAGATTTTTGCAAAGCTATTGCGCGCCATGCGCACCTCTCCGCCGGCGGCTTTGGGTGTGCCGTTTGAGCGGGATTAAAAGATATCGTGCGCATGGGACGAGTGAACCTCGTCCCATGTGCTTTCCTCCGGAGGGGAAGTAATAAATGTCATTTTTCAATGGACAAAATGATACTAGAATTTCATTGTGAATTATGCTACAACTGTAAAGACGTCAGACGACTATCATCTGCGAGACCATATTTATGCGTGTAGTCCAATCGAAATCGATTGCAGATCAGGTTGAAGAGATTCTTCGGGGGAGAATCCGTGACAACACGTACACTGCCGGGAGCCGCATACCCTCGGAAAGCGAACTGTCTGAAGAGTTTGGCGTCAGCCGCGCAACCGTGCGGACCGTTCTCGCAAAACTGGCAGTGAATGGACTGATCCTGCGGAAACATGGAGATGGCACCTACGTCAACTCAAGAGTACGCGGAGCAGGCGCCAATTTCGGGAATTTGTGGGATTTTGTGACCCTGATCGAAAGCAATGGGTACAAATCCATGATCAAGCCGATGTCCATTGAACTGCGGAGCGCTTCTGAAAAGGAAGCGGCTGCGCTGGCAATCGACCCACAGGAAAAAATGCTGTCAATGACGAGACTCTTCCATGCCGACGACCAGCCTGTGATTTTGGCGAAGAATGTGATCCCCGCCTCGTTTTTGCGTGTGCCGCTGCAGGAGATCGATGGACACCTTACCATACGGGAGATTCTGCAAAGGTATTGCCGGCAGGAGATTGCGTTCGCGATCACAGACATTCGCTCCGTTTTGGCAAGGAATGAACTTAAGTCTGCGATGGGGGATATGTTGGGGGAAACGGTCTTGGAACTACAACTGGCATTCTATAGCAAGGATAATGTACCGTTGGCGCTTGGAAACAATTATTTTAACGATGCGATTCTGCGTTTATGTCTGGTACAGGCATGGAGTTGATTTGGCGGCGATGGATGCCGCATGACGTGGTTGTGAGCGGTCACGATCTTGATGACACGATCTTTCGTAAGACCATATTCTAACCAAATGGTGACGGACCGATGAAAAAATTATTTCAAAGCGAATGGTTGTCCCGCACTGTGGACGCGTTTCTGCCAGTCTTTGCCACCCTTGCGGCATTGTTGGTCGGCGCGATCATGCTGTTATTACTGAAAGTCAACCCGATCGAGGCGTATGCCGCTCTATGGGATGGCGCATTTGGCAGCCCCAATGCGGTTGCGGAGACGCTGGTAAAAGCCACGCCGTTGCTGCTGGTCGCGCTGGGAATCTGTATTTCTTTCCGCGGCAATGTGATCAACATCGGCGGCGAAGGGCAGATGGTGGTTGGTGCCTTGCTGGCGACCTGGGTGGGGCTGACCTTCACAGAAGCGCCCGGCTGGTTGATCATTGTTCTGGCTTTGGTTTGCGGTTTTTTGGGAGGCGCCGTCTGGGGCGGTATCCCCGGCGTGCTCAAAGCTTACTTTAACGTCAATGAAATTCTCAGCACAGTGATGATGAATGCCATTGCCATTCAGTTGATGAACTTCCTCTTGCGCGGACCGATGATCGATCCTTCGCAGGCAGAGTTGGCTTCCAAAATCCCACAGACCGCACGTTTGCTGGATATTTTCCAGCTGCCGCGTCTGGTTCCCACCCGTTTGCACCTCGGTGCGTTGATCGCGGTGGTGCTGGCAGTGCTGGTCTACATTTTATTGTGGCGCACCACGCTCGGTTATCGAATCCGCGCGGTGGGGCAGAACCCGAACGCATCTCGTTACGCCGGCATTAATGTTCCTCGTTACATGGTTCTTGCGCTTTTGCTCAGCGGCGCATTTGCCGGGCTGGCTGGTGCGGTGCAAGTCTATGGCGTCAACTATCGCATGATCACGGACGGATCGGCTTCGGGCTTTACCGGCTCGGCTGGCTTCAATGGGATCGTGGCGGCGTTGTTCGGGCAACTGCATCCTTTATTGTCCATTCCCGCTTCCATTTTGTTCGGCGCGTTGCTGGTGGGCGCAAACAAGATGCAGCGCATGGTGCAGGTTCCATCCGCACTGGTGATCGCCCTGAACGGACTTGTGGTGGTCTTTGTCGTCAGCAGTGAGATCTGGAGACGCTACCGTCAGCGCCGCAGGCTGGTCGCTATCAGGGATGAGGAATCTCCCCCGCAGCCGGACCAACCTGAAGTCCAGAAAGAGGATGCGCAGCAATGATTTCCGATCTCTTCTCTACTACGGTCCTGATCGGCATCCTGGCATCGGGCATCCGCCTCGCAACTCCGTATCTATATGCCGCCATCGGCGAGACGTTCAGCCAGAAGAGCGGCGTGTTGAACCTTGGCGTGGAAGGGCAGATGCTGCTGGGCAGTTTCGCCGCCTTTTACATCACGTATACCACTGGTAACCTGTGGTTCGGTTTGCTGGCGGCGATCATGGTCGGCGCATTTATGGGGCTGGCGATGGCGTTCGTGACCGTCAACCTGCAAGCCAAACAGGGCATCAGCGGAATCGGTTTTTATCTCTTCGGCTTGGGGATGAGCGACCTGCTCTTCCAAAAACTGATGGGAACCGTGGAAACGGTGCGCGGTTTCCCGAGAGTTAGCATTCCGGTCTTGAGCGGTATTCCCGGTGTTGGCGATATTTTTTTCAACCAGAGTATTCTTGTCTATGGCGCGTATTTGCTTGTGCCGATTGCATGGTTCGTATTGAATAAGACCACGCTGGGCTTGAAGATCCGCTCGGTCGGTGAAAATCCGGATGCGGCGGATTCGCTTGGCGTGAGTGTGAAGCGCATCCGTTACTTTACGATCATTTTGGGCGGTATTCTTTCGGGCATTGCGGGCGCATCGCTTTCGATCGCCCTGTTGAATGTCTTTCAACAGAACATGACCAGCGGTCTTGGATTTATCGCCGTTGCGCTGGTGTACTTTGGCGGTTGGCGTCCGCTGGGTGTGTTGGGCGGGGCACTGCTCTTTAGTCTGGTCAATTCATTGCAGTTGTGGATTCAGGTGTTGGGACTGCCGATACCGTCCGAACTGGCAGTGATGATGCCCTATATTTTGACGATCATTGTTTTGGTTGCGACTGCATCCAAGATACGTTCGCCATCTGCATTGACGAAACCGTTTGAGCGGGAAGGTTGATCCCGGAAAGGAGACATTTGCAATAAAACAATCACCTGTCCCATCTGTTCAATTTTGGTCCATTCAAAATTTCAAAAGGAGTAAGAAGAAAATGAAAAAAGTCACGTGGATTTTGACCGTTCTGCTAGCCCTGTCGCTTGTGTTGAGCGCATGCGGAAGCCCGACTGCGGCTCCTGCCGCCCCCGTGGAAGAGCCCCAAGCCGCCCCTGAAACATCCACCGAACCCGAAGCTGAACCTGCCGCCCCGGCGGAGCCTTTCCGTGTGGCAGTGGTCATGCCGAGTTCGATCAATGATCTGGCGTTCAGCCAGAGCATGTACGATGCGCTGGTCCTGATCCAACAGGAAATGGGCGGACCCGAATATTTTGAGTTCGTCTATTCGGACAACATGTTCGTTGTGGATGATGCCGCTGCGGCGCTCCGTGACTACGCCACCCAGGGTTTTGACCTGGTCATTGGGCATGGTTCGCAGTACGGCTCCTCCCTGCAGGAAATTGCTCCCGACTTCCCCGAAACTGCTTTTGCCTGGGGCACCACTGTGGAAACCTTCGGTCAGCCGAACATCTTCGCTTATGAAGCCGCTTCTCATCAAGGCGGATACGTCAATGGCGTGCTGGCTGCCAGCCTCACCCAGAGCAAGGTCGTTGGTGTGGTTGGACCGATCGAGACCGGCGATGCCAAACTGTATGTAGACGGCTTCGTGGCTGGTGTCAAGGCGACCGACCCGGACATCACGGTGAACGTCAATTATATCGGCTCGTTCTCTGATGTGGCGCTGGCTTCAGAAGCTGCCAATACCCACATCGCCGCCGGTGCGGATGTTATGACTGGTACCGCCCAGATGGTGGTTGGAGCGATCGGCGTGGCACAGGAGAACGGCGTTCTCTGGTTCGGCACCCAGTCCAATCAGAGTTCGCTGGCTCCTGATATCGTGGTTGCCAGCCAGGTCTATCACTGGGAAGTGGTCGTCCGTGAGATCATGGACCTGATCGCTGCCGGCACATTGGGCGGCAAATCCTTCGTCATCAATCTCGGTGACGGTAGTCAGTTGATGGAATACAATCCTGGCTATGCTCTCCCCGCCGATGTCAAAGCGCTGGCGGATCAGACCGTCCAGGGCATCATCGAAGAGACCATCACAATCACCCTGCCGTAGTTTCTAAAAAGGCACTTCGGAAGTCCAAGACTTCCGAAGTGCCTTTCCCACTTTTTTCAAGGATGGCACCAATGACCGAATCGAACCTGCTTCCCTCCGGACGTACACGCATTGAAAAACTGGAGATGCGCGGCATCACCAAGCGTTTCCCCGGTGTGCTCGCCAGTGACAAGGTGGATTTTGATGTGCGGTCGGGCGAAGTTCATGCCTTGCTGGGCGAGAACGGCGCAGGCAAAAGCACATTGATGAAGATCCTGTACGGCTTGTACCACCCGGATGAGGGTGAGATTCTGATCAATGACAGTCCCGTCCGCATTTCCTCGCCGACCGATTCGATCAACCTTGGGATCGGCATGATCCATCAGCACTTCATGCTGGTTCCCACACTGACCGTAGCTGAAAATGTGGCGCTTGGTTTGCCGTCCTCGCGCGGCGCACTCACGGACCTGGATCGCGTCTCCAAACGCATCATCGAACTGGCTGGCATCTACGGGTTGAAGATCGACCCGGATGCCTACATCTGGCAGCTGTCGGTGGGACAACAGCAGCGCGTCGAGATCATCAAAGCCCTATATCGCGGAGCCGCCCTGCTGATCCTTGACGAGCCGACCGCTGTGCTCACCCCGCAGGAAGTGGACGAATTATTTGTCATTATGAACCAGATGGTGCGGGACGGTCATGCCCTCATTTTCATATCCCACAAACTGCATGAGGTCGTGGAGATAAGCCGCCGCGTCACCGTCCTGCGTGACGGGCGTAAGATCGGCACCCGTCCCACTTCAGAGATCACAAAACAGATCCTTGCCAATTGGATGGTCGGGCGCGAAGTGGGCTTTTCACCGGACCGCGGCGTTGCCGAACTTGGCGAAACGCGCATGAAGATCGAAGACCTTGTCTGTAGCAGCGACCGCGGCACCCCGGGTCTGCGCGGCGTGAACCTCGAGGTCCGCTCCGGCGAGATTTTGGGCGTCGCTGGAGTATCAGGCAACGGGCAGCGCGAACTGGCGGAAGCCATCACCGGGCTGCGAAAAGTTACCGGCGGCAAGGTCTACCTCGAGGGCGAAGACGTGACCGGCTTCCCTCCGGCAGAGATCACGGAGCGAATGCTCTCCTACATCCCTGAAGAGCGGATGCGCGATGGCATGATCAAGGACTTTTCAGTTGCCGAGAACATGATCCTGCGCGAACACCATAAAATGCCGTATTCGAAGTACGGCTTCCTGCGGTTACGCGAGATCTCCAGCCATGCAAATGAATTGATTTCGAACTTCCAGGTTAAGACCCCCTCATCGGAAACCGAAGCCAAGAATCTTTCCGGCGGCAATATTCAGAAGATCGTGCTGGCACGGGAAATTTTCCGTACCCCGCGTGTCATCATCGCCGCCCAGCCCACTCGCGGACTTGACATCGGCGCCACCGAATACGTCCGCGAACAACTGCTCGAACAGCGCCGCAAAGGCGTTGCCATCATGCTCATCTCAGAAGACCTCGATGAGATCATCGCGCTCTCTGACCGCATTGCTGTGCTCTACGAAGGTCAGGTCATGGATATCGTTCCGCGTGAAGAAGCCACCCCCGAAAAACTTGGCTTGCTCATGGCAGGCGTGCATCCCGAAGAGAGTGCCGCACAACCCGCATAGGTCTGCGGGGTTTTGATAACTAGTAAAATCCACTATCCATCGGTTCGGTGGTCGCTGATTTAAAGATCAGCGGCGTTGGGTCGCGTAGCATCCATCGAAAAGTGCCGCCGCCTGTGTAAGAAAGGACACCACCTATGAACCTATGGCAGGAATACAAACGTCCCGTCTCCATCACGGAGGCAGTTCAAGCCCTAGCGTCGGCTTCTGGTCCTGCGCTGCCCATTGCGGGCGGAACAGATCTTCTGCTCGACCTGAAACAAGGCAACCATCCTCCCATCCACACTTTAATTGATCTGACATTCATCCCGGAGATGAGCACCCTCGAATTGAGAAGTGATGAACTCTTCATCGGAGCTGCCGTCCCGGTTAACCGCGTCGCACTGGACCCGCTGACTGATGCGCATGCCCAGGCTTTGGTCGAAGCCTGCAACCTGATCGCCGGACCTCAAGTCCGCAACACCGCAACGCTCGGAGGCAACGTCGCGCACGCCCTCCCCGCCGCGGACGGGACCATTGCCTTGACCGCCCTTGACGCCCACGCCGAAGTTGCCGGCGCAACAGGGACACGCCGCATGCCCTTCACCTCGCTCTTCCTTGGACCCGGAAAATCCGCCATCGACAAGAGCAAAGAGATCATCGTCGGTTTTTACATCCCTCAATCCAAAAAGGGACAAGCCTCCTGCTTCAAACGCATCATGCGTCCGCAGGGTGTTGCGCTTCCCATTTTGAATTGCGCTGTCTGGCTTGAACGCGAAGGTGACACAGTGAAGGATATTCATATCGCCGTTGGTCCCGGCGGAGCGACTCCCTTCCGCGCCACCGAATCCGAATCCGCCCTGCGTGGAAAACCCTTGAATGAAACGACCTTTGCCGAGACTTTGAATATCCTGCTCGGACAGGCAAAGTTCCGCACCAGCGCCCGCCGTGCCAGCGCGGATTATCGCAGGCATATCGTCGGCAGCTTATTCAAGGATGTGCTGGATACCGCGTGGAAACGCGCAGAATAGGATTACTGGTATGTCGAACATAATTTTTTCCGTCAATGGCAAACAATATTCGGTTGAACCTATTGCAGGTGAAACCCTTTCCACCCTGCTGCGTGAACGGTTGCGTCTGACCGGAACGAAGATCGGTTGCGAAGAAGCGGAGTGCGGCGCATGCACTGTCCTTGTGGATGGCGAGCCGATCATGTCTTGTGTCTACCCCGCCGAACGCGCAGATGGCAAGACTCTCGTTACCATCGAAGGGCTGGCACAGCGCGTCCATGAAGAGATGAAACTGCATCCGTTGCAGGAAGCCTTCGTAGAGCATGGCGCCGTCCAGTGCGGGTTCTGCATCCCCGGGCAGATCATGACCGCCTATGCACTGCTCAAACGCAACCCGGATCCGAACAGCGATGACATCCGTTTTGCGCTAAAGGATACGCTCTGCCGTTGTGCGGGCTACCCGTCCATTGAGAATGCCATCCTCGCTGCGGCACAGGCGTTGCAGACAGGCGAACCTGTCCAGAAGCCGACTCATATCCCTGATTCGATCCACGATCACAAGACGGTTGGACGCAAACACCTGCGCCCCGAAGCTGTGGAAAAGGTGACCGGCGAAGCCATCTTCACCGATGACTTGAAATTCGACGGCATGTTATATGCCAAAGCAAAACGCGCCATGATCCCGCACGGCTTTTTGACGAAGCTCGATATTTCCAAAGCGAAGGCCCTGCCCGGCGTGGTCGCCATTCTCACTGCGGAAGATGTCCCCGCCGAAAAGAATCATGGATTGGTCATCTTCGACTGGCCCGTGATGATCGGAGTTGGAGAACGCGTCCGTTACGTGGGGGACGCACTCGCCATCGTGGCGGCAGAAAGCCAGGAGATCGCCGAACAGGCGTCGGCGTTGATCGAAGCGGAGTTCGACCTCCAGCCTGTTATTACGAATCCGGTCATGGCGCGTGAAGATGGCGTTCCGCAGCTCCATGACAGCGGCAACCTGCTCAAGCACATCAAGGTCCGCAAGGGCGATATGGATGCGGGCTTTGCCGCCGCTGACATTGTCCTTGAGCACACCTTCCACACGCAAACCACCGACCACGCCTTCATTGAACCGGAGTGCAGTATTGGCGTGCCGTTGCCCGATGGGCGCATGGAAATTTACGTCGGCTCGCAGATCCCTTATCAAGACCGCACGCAGGTTGCGCGCGTGATGGGCTGGGAAGAAGAGCGCGTACGCATCGTCGGGCAGTTGATGGGCGGCGGCTTCGGCGGCAAGGAAGACGTGATGGGGCAGATCCACGTCGCCATGCTTGCGAACGTCACCCAGCGCCCTGTCAAATTGTTGTTCGACAGACAGGAAAGTTTGCTCGTGCATCCCAAGCGCCATGCCACGCAGATCCGCGTGAAGATCGGCGCGAAGAAGGACGGGCGTTTGATCGCGGCGGAGACCGAGTTGTACGGCGACACGGGCGCATATGCATCGCTCGGCGAAAAAGTGATGACCCGCGCCACCACGCACTCGGCGGGACCGTACGACATCGAACATGTCCGCGCCGACTGTTACGCCATGTACACCAACAACCCGCCGTCCGGCGCGTTCCGCGGGTTCGGCGTCACGCAATCTGCCTTCGCTGTCGAATCCATGATGGATATGCTTGCCGAAAAACTCAACCTCGACCCCGTGGACGTGCGCCGCATGAATGCGCTGCACGTCGGCAGTATCACCAACACGGGACAGGAATTGAAAGAGTCTGTCGGCTTGATGGAATGTATTGACCGCGTGGATGCCGAAATGCGGAAGCACACCCCGCTTCCCTTCGCCCCGCGAGTTGATCCTGAAAACCCGAACCTTGTGCGCTCTTGGGGTTTTGCCGCTGCGTACAAGAATACGGGACTTGGCGGCGGCGCTCCCGACAAATCCGGCGCGGATGTGGAACTCTACGAAGACGGCACATTCCAAGTGCGCAGTTCCGCCGCCGAACTCGGTCAGGGATTGGTCACCGTCATGCGCCTGACCGTTGCGGAGGAGATGGGCGTCGCGCCGGAAAAAGTGCGCGTGCTCGTCATGGATACTGACCTGACGCCGAATGGCGGTCCCACGACTGCCTCGCGCCAGACGTTTGTGACCGGCAACGCCTCCCGCTACGCTGCCAAAACTCTGCGAGACCAGATCACTGCTTCGATGGCAGAGAAGTTCGACGTGCGCCCCGAGCAGATCCGCTTTGAAGGCGGCGTAGTCCACGTCAACGGGCATTCGCTTTCCTACGAAGAGATCTACAAGGAAATGACAGGCATGGGTCAGCACCCCCGCGTCCGTTATGAATATGAGGCGCCCAAAACCCAGCCCCTCGGCACAGGCGGCGATATGCACTTCGCATTCTCGTTCGGTGTGCAAGCCGCCGAAGTGGAAGTCAATAAGCTGACGGGCGAAGTGCGCGTGTTGAACGTCATTTCCGCCAACGATGTCGGCATGGCGGTCAACCCGCTCGGTTTGCAGGGACAGGTCGAAGGCGGTGTGATGATGGGACTTGGCAACTGTCTCACAGAAGAATTCATCGTCGAGAACGGTAATGTGGTCACAGATCATCTCGCCCGCTATCGTGTGCCGGGTATCATGCTCACGCCCAATATCACGTCCATCATTGTCGAGCATCCCATCGAATCCGGTCCTTATGGAGCCAAGGGCGTCGGCGAAATCTCCAGCATCCCCACCACGCCTGCCATTACCAATGCCATTTACAACGCTGTCGGTGTCCGCTTGGATAAACTACCCGTGGATCAGGAAGTGATCGCGCGGGAGTTGTGGGAGCGCGAAGAAAAAATCAACCGGTAAAAAACATCCGATAGAAAGCATAACAGGACTCTCCGAGTAATTGGGGAGTCCTGTTATGTTGCATTCGGGTAAAATCAAGCAGAGGAAACAACAACATGTCCAAATTCGTTGGTTATAAATGCTCGCTTTGCGGGGCAGAATATCTGCCCGGGCAGGTTGCCTACACCTGCCCGAAGGATGGCGGCAACCTCGATGTCATCCTCGATTATGAAACCATCAAGAAAAAATTCCAACCGGAGGATGTCATCTCGCGGAAGGATACCTCCCTGTGGAGGTACCTGCCGCTGTTACCTGTTTCCGAGCCCGGCGGGGATTCCACACCCTTGCACGCCGCAGGCTGGACCCCGATGTTTGCCCTGCCGCGACTGGCGGATAATCTCGGTCTGAAGCATCTCTGGCTGAAGGACGAGTCCCGCAATCCTACCGCATCTTTCAAGGATAGAGCCAGCGCCATTGTTGTGACCCGCGCGCGGGAATTGAAATCCAAGATCGTTGTGACCGCTTCGACAGGCAATGCCGGCGCGGCGCTGGCGGGCATGTCGGCTGCGGTGGGACAAAAAGCCGTCATCTTTGCGCCCAAGTCCGCGCCGCAGGCGAAGGTGGCGCAGTTGCTGGTCTTCGGTGCGAAGGTCATCCTTGTAGACGGCACCTACGACGACGCCTTCGATCTGACAGTTAAAGCCGCAGATGAATTCGGCTGGTACTGCCGTAACACGGGCTACAATCCGTTCACCGCGGAGGGCAAGAAGACTGCCGCTTTTGAGATCTGGGAATGGTGGCTTGATGCGCATCGTCACTGGCACAAGAAGGATAGCCCGTTGGATAACCACCCGCCCCTGTCCATTTTTGTCTCGGTGGGGGACGGCAATATTATTTCAGGTATTCACAAGGGATTTAAAGACCTACTGGCATTGGGCTGGATTCCCAACATGCCGCGCATCATCGGCGTGCAGGCGGAAGGGTCTGCCGCGATTGCGAATGCCTTCCGGGATAATTCCGA from Anaerolineales bacterium includes:
- a CDS encoding ABC transporter permease — its product is MMKNRLINLVYQLAALVLAFGVVSLILLSVDAPPSEAYTNMFKGSFGEMRKFAEVLVAFVPLLLVTAGLLVTFSSGLWNIGVEGQVVLGAIATTWVYRLFLDSDLHPTLIIILAIIGGMFGGAIWAALTGILKVFGGVNEIFGGLGLNFVATALTIYLIFGPWKRPGVASMSGTVPFPDEFSLPLWQNLRISPWALGIALAGIVVVYFLLQGTYFGLRLKAVGKNFRAAYLLGIPTWQYSMYSFLVCGALAGAAGAMQVAAVYHRLIPSISSGYGYLGLMVAMLINYQALWAVPVALFFAALNIGSIQLPIIMKLDSSLSGVLQGVLVLFVLLAAGVRQKFGRKA
- a CDS encoding ABC transporter permease; the protein is MSQETIIIGLAGVLASAAPIVFAVIGETISERAGVINLSMNGTILLSAMGGFAVAYNTNNIVLGFLAGMLIGALVALIVAFASITLQQSQVAVGFVLALTCRDLSYFLGNPYMGVPGPRLQAVPIPFLGDIPILGQLFFRHDAITYISFIAIFLAWLWIFRTRPGLMLQGIGEKPAAAYIRGANVNLMRYVYTIIGGALIGLAGPAFSLATRAGWMGTISGLDGFGWIALSITIFGGWNPLRGAFGAYLFAFLQWLGLVLQPVLTQVPSQVLQVAPFPLMILTLLLVNIGNAEWVERALAAMPEATRKIFAKLLRAMRTSPPAALGVPFERD
- a CDS encoding GntR family transcriptional regulator, yielding MRVVQSKSIADQVEEILRGRIRDNTYTAGSRIPSESELSEEFGVSRATVRTVLAKLAVNGLILRKHGDGTYVNSRVRGAGANFGNLWDFVTLIESNGYKSMIKPMSIELRSASEKEAAALAIDPQEKMLSMTRLFHADDQPVILAKNVIPASFLRVPLQEIDGHLTIREILQRYCRQEIAFAITDIRSVLARNELKSAMGDMLGETVLELQLAFYSKDNVPLALGNNYFNDAILRLCLVQAWS
- a CDS encoding ABC transporter permease; this translates as MKKLFQSEWLSRTVDAFLPVFATLAALLVGAIMLLLLKVNPIEAYAALWDGAFGSPNAVAETLVKATPLLLVALGICISFRGNVINIGGEGQMVVGALLATWVGLTFTEAPGWLIIVLALVCGFLGGAVWGGIPGVLKAYFNVNEILSTVMMNAIAIQLMNFLLRGPMIDPSQAELASKIPQTARLLDIFQLPRLVPTRLHLGALIAVVLAVLVYILLWRTTLGYRIRAVGQNPNASRYAGINVPRYMVLALLLSGAFAGLAGAVQVYGVNYRMITDGSASGFTGSAGFNGIVAALFGQLHPLLSIPASILFGALLVGANKMQRMVQVPSALVIALNGLVVVFVVSSEIWRRYRQRRRLVAIRDEESPPQPDQPEVQKEDAQQ
- a CDS encoding ABC transporter permease; its protein translation is MISDLFSTTVLIGILASGIRLATPYLYAAIGETFSQKSGVLNLGVEGQMLLGSFAAFYITYTTGNLWFGLLAAIMVGAFMGLAMAFVTVNLQAKQGISGIGFYLFGLGMSDLLFQKLMGTVETVRGFPRVSIPVLSGIPGVGDIFFNQSILVYGAYLLVPIAWFVLNKTTLGLKIRSVGENPDAADSLGVSVKRIRYFTIILGGILSGIAGASLSIALLNVFQQNMTSGLGFIAVALVYFGGWRPLGVLGGALLFSLVNSLQLWIQVLGLPIPSELAVMMPYILTIIVLVATASKIRSPSALTKPFEREG
- a CDS encoding BMP family protein, with product MKKVTWILTVLLALSLVLSACGSPTAAPAAPVEEPQAAPETSTEPEAEPAAPAEPFRVAVVMPSSINDLAFSQSMYDALVLIQQEMGGPEYFEFVYSDNMFVVDDAAAALRDYATQGFDLVIGHGSQYGSSLQEIAPDFPETAFAWGTTVETFGQPNIFAYEAASHQGGYVNGVLAASLTQSKVVGVVGPIETGDAKLYVDGFVAGVKATDPDITVNVNYIGSFSDVALASEAANTHIAAGADVMTGTAQMVVGAIGVAQENGVLWFGTQSNQSSLAPDIVVASQVYHWEVVVREIMDLIAAGTLGGKSFVINLGDGSQLMEYNPGYALPADVKALADQTVQGIIEETITITLP
- a CDS encoding ABC transporter ATP-binding protein, with translation MTESNLLPSGRTRIEKLEMRGITKRFPGVLASDKVDFDVRSGEVHALLGENGAGKSTLMKILYGLYHPDEGEILINDSPVRISSPTDSINLGIGMIHQHFMLVPTLTVAENVALGLPSSRGALTDLDRVSKRIIELAGIYGLKIDPDAYIWQLSVGQQQRVEIIKALYRGAALLILDEPTAVLTPQEVDELFVIMNQMVRDGHALIFISHKLHEVVEISRRVTVLRDGRKIGTRPTSEITKQILANWMVGREVGFSPDRGVAELGETRMKIEDLVCSSDRGTPGLRGVNLEVRSGEILGVAGVSGNGQRELAEAITGLRKVTGGKVYLEGEDVTGFPPAEITERMLSYIPEERMRDGMIKDFSVAENMILREHHKMPYSKYGFLRLREISSHANELISNFQVKTPSSETEAKNLSGGNIQKIVLAREIFRTPRVIIAAQPTRGLDIGATEYVREQLLEQRRKGVAIMLISEDLDEIIALSDRIAVLYEGQVMDIVPREEATPEKLGLLMAGVHPEESAAQPA
- a CDS encoding xanthine dehydrogenase family protein subunit M; this encodes MNLWQEYKRPVSITEAVQALASASGPALPIAGGTDLLLDLKQGNHPPIHTLIDLTFIPEMSTLELRSDELFIGAAVPVNRVALDPLTDAHAQALVEACNLIAGPQVRNTATLGGNVAHALPAADGTIALTALDAHAEVAGATGTRRMPFTSLFLGPGKSAIDKSKEIIVGFYIPQSKKGQASCFKRIMRPQGVALPILNCAVWLEREGDTVKDIHIAVGPGGATPFRATESESALRGKPLNETTFAETLNILLGQAKFRTSARRASADYRRHIVGSLFKDVLDTAWKRAE